The genome window CTGAGCGCCGACACCGGCGTACCCGAGGCCGCTTTGCCGTTCGTCGGCGAGCTGCTGCAGGTGCGCAGCGAGGACGCCGACTGGCGCGGCGCCATCGAGCGCGTGCTGCACGGCTTCGCGCAATCGCTGCTGGTGGACGAACGCCACTACGCCGACGTGGCCGACTGGGTCAACCGCACCCATCTGGGCATCCGCCTGGTCTATTACCGGGTGCGCGACAACGAGCACGCCCTGCCTGGGCGCGCGCCGGCCGCCGGCTCGTTGCTGCACAAGCTGGAACTGCGCGAGCACGCCTTCGCCGGCTGGCTGCGCCGCGAGCTGGGCAAGCGCTTCGACTACGACTGCGTGGACAGCGCCACGGCGCTGCGCCATGCCGAGCGCGCGATCACCCGCGAAGGCCAGGTCAAGCATCCGGGCGAGCGCTACGAGAAGGACGACCGCCATGCGGTGAACGATCGCCGGCGCTGGCTGCTGGGCTTCGACAACCGCGACAAGCTGGCTTTGTTCGAAGAGGAGGGCTTGGCGCTGGCGCAGCGCATCGCCGCCTGCGACGCCGACGTGGCCGCGCTGCGCGTGCGCCGCGAACGCGACGGCACGCGGCGCTTGGCCCAGCACACCCTGGCCAACCTGGCCTGGGACGAGATCGACGTAGCCGCGCCGTTGCAGCGCCTGGACGACATCGCCACGGCGCTGCGCCAGTTACGCGAGGGCGATGCGAACCTGCGTGCGCTGGGCGAGGCGATCGACCATGCGCGCGCGGACATCAAGCAGGCCGAGCGCACTTTCGATGGCGTGCGCGAAGAGCGGATCGCCCTCGGCGTCGAACGGTCGCGGTTGGAAAAGCAGCGGCTGTCCTGCGCCGACGCGGAGGCGCGCGTGGTCACGCCGCTGCAGCGGCAGGGGCTGGACGCGCGCCTCGCTGGCCTGGGCGTGCTGAGCCTGGACAATCTCGAGGCGCATTTTCGCCAGATCGGCAATGCCATCGTCGAGCAGACCAGCGCCAGCGACAAGGAACACAACCGCCTGGAGCAACTGCTGCTCGGCTGCTTCCGCCGCTACTGCCAGCAATGGCCTGAAGACAGCGGCGATTTCACCGTCAGCCTGAGCAGCGCGGAGGACTTCCTCGCGCGCCTGCAGCGCCTGGAACGCGACGGCCTGCCGCAGCACGAGGCGCGCTTCTTCGAGCTGCTGCAGAGCCAGAGCAAGAACAACCTGCTGGCCTTGCAACGGCATACCGCGGAGGCGCGCAAGTCCATCGCCCAGCGCCTGGACGAGGTCAACGCCAGCCTGGAACAGGTGCCGTTCAACCGCGGCACCTTGCTGACCATCGAACTGGGCGACCGCCGCCTGCCGGAAGTGATCGAGTTCCACCAGCGCCTGCGCGACGTGCTCGGCCACCACCAGACCGAGCAGCGCGAACTGGCCGAACAGCAGTTTGCGGTGCTGCGCGAACTGGTGCGCCGGCTCGGTTCGCAGGACGGCGAGGACAAGCGTTGGCGCGAGCTGGTGCTGGACGTGCGCCTGCACGTGGAGTTCGTCGGCGTCGAGCTCAATGCCGCCACCCGCCAGCAGGTGGAGATCTACCGCAGCGGCGCCGGCAAGTCCGGCGGCCAGCGGCAGAAGCTGGCCACCACTTGCCTGGCCGCCGCGTTGCGCTACCAGCTCGGTGGCGAGGACGGCGAACTGCCGCGTTACTGCGCGGTGGTGCTGGACGAAGCCTTCGACAAGGCCGACAACGAGTTCACCGCGCTGGCAATGAACATCTTCGAGAATTTCGGCTTCCAGATGGTGGTGGCCACGCCGCTGAAGTCGGTGATGACGCTGGAGCCGTTCATCGGCGGCGCCTGTTTCGTCGAGATCAGCGGCCGCCACGATTCGGGCGTGCTGTTGATCGAGTACGACGAGGAGGCACGCCGGCTCAAGCTGCCCGAACGCACGCGCGGCACGGCCACGCCAAGCGATGCGGTGCCAGCGCCGGAAGCGGAACAAGCCGGCGCCGCGTCGAGCCGCCTTGCGGCCGGCGATGCCGGTGACCTTACGGTTTCCGCCAGCGCCACGTCGGCCACAGCGCGCACGTCACGCACGCCGCGTCCCCCGGCCGAGCCGAGCAAGCCGCCGAGGGCCTGACCGGGATGGCGCGCGCCAACGCCATGCTGCTTCCCGATGCCGTGCTCGCCGCCTTGCGCGGGCAATGGCGGCTGCACCGCGGCGCCTGGCTGCTCGGCGAGGCCGCGCCGCAACCGATCTCGCTGCGCATGCCGACCCAGGCCCATGCCAGCGCCGGATTCGATGCGTTCGGCGCCTGGCTGCGCGCCTGGCGCACCACGCCGTTGCCGGGGCATGTGGAATGGCGCGATGTGAAATGGCCGCAGCTCGGCGCGCAATGCCTGCCGCACGCCTGGCAGCCGAACGCCGATGAGGCCGCGCTGGCGCTGGGCGAACACGCGCGCTGGCAGCGCGCACGCCAGCGCAGCGCAGCGCTCGTCGCGCGCTGGCCGCAGGCACTGGGGTTTGCCGCGCGCCTGCGCCGGCAGTTCGATCTGCTTGCCGATGCGCCGGAAGCGGATTTCGAGCGCTTGCTTGCGGTGGTCGATTGGCTGCATGCACATCCGCACAGCGGCCTGTTCCTGCGCCAGTTGCCGATCGCCGGCATCGACAGCAAATGGATCGAGCCGCGCCGCGGGGTCATCGCCGACTGGCTGGCCGGGCTGCGCGGCAGCGCCGAACCGCGCAGCTTCGACAGCCTGTCCGGACTACGCCGCGCGCCCGACCGGGTGCGCCTGCGCCTGCTCGATCCGGACCTGCGCGCGCGGCTCGGCGGGCTGGACGACATCCAGGCGCCGATCGCGCAGATCGCCGCGCTGCAGCTGCCGGTGCGGCAGGTGCTGATCGTGGAGAACCGCGAGACCGGCCTGGCCTGCGAGGACCTTCCCGGCACGCTGCTGCTGCTGGCGCGTGGCTACGCGGTGGACTACGTGCGCGCCATCGACTGGCTGCAGGCAGTGCCGCTGTACTACTGGGGCGACATCGACACCCACGGCCTGGCGATCCTGCATCGCCTGCGCCGGCATGCGCCACGGACGGTCGCGCTGTTGATGGACGAAACCACCTTGCGCGCTACGCCATCCGAGCTGTGGGGACACGAGCGCCGCCAGCATCGCGCGCAGCGGCTGGACGCGCTCAGCACCGCCGAGCAGGCCTTGTACACCGGCCTGCGCAGCGGCCGCTTCGGCCCCGCGCCGCGCCTGGAGCAGGAGCGCATCGCCTGGGACTACGCATGGCCGCGCATCCGCGCTGCGCTGGCCGGAGAGCGCGACGAACTGTGCGCGATCGTCAGCTGATTCGGCCGCGCCTCAGCGCAGCAGATCCCAGCCCATCTTGCCGATCAGCACCACCACCAGCACCAGGAACAGCTGCCGGATCAACGGCGTGCCGCCGCGCAGCGCCAGCCGCGTGCCGGCCACCGCGCCGGCGATATTGGCCACGGCCATCGGCACCGCCACCGCCAGCAGCACCTGCCCGCTGGGTACGAAGAAGCACAGCGCGGCCAGGTTGGTGGCCAGGTTCACCACCTTGGAGGCGGCCGAGGCGCGCAGGAAGTCCAGCCCGAAGAAGCGGATGAACAGGAAGATCAGGAAGCTGCCGGTGCCGGGGCCGAAGAAGCCGTCGTAGAAGCCGATCGCCGCGCCCATCGCCAGCGCGATGGCCAGTTCGCGGCGGCCGATGTGGCGCGGCCGGTGCAGCGCGCCGAAGTCCTTCTTGACCAGCGTGTAGGCCAGCATCGCGATCAGCAGCGCCAGGATCAGCGGCCGCACCGCCTGTTTCGGTAGCAGGCTGACCGCGCTGGCGCCGAGGAAGGAGAACGCGAACGCCGCCGCAGTGGCGTACAGCACCGGCCGCCACGGGAAGCGCACGTTGCGCGCATAGCGCCAGGCCGACGCGCCGGTGCCGGCCATCGCGCTGAACTTGTTGGTGCCCAGCAGCACCGCCGGCGCCTGCTGCGGCAGGGTCGCGAACAGCCCCGGCAACTGGATCAGGCCGCCGCCGCCCACCGCCGCATCCACCAGCCCGGCGACGAAGGCGATGCACAGCAGCCACGGCAGTTCGGGCGGGATCAGCTCCAGCAAGGCGGCGCTCCGCGCGATGGGGGCGCAAGCATAGCCTGGGTCGCCGCCCGGGGCCGCGCAGGCGTGCGCCGCGCCTCCGCAGCCGGCACAATCGACGCATGCCTCCATCCGCCCCGCGCCTCGCCGATCCTTGCCCCTGCGGCCGCCCGCGCGACTACGCGCAGTGCTGCGGACTCTACCACGCCGGCGCCGCCGCGCCCGATGCCGAGACGTTGATGCGTTCGCGTTACAGCGCCTACGTGCGCCGCGACGCCGACTACCTGCGCGCCAGCTGGCACCCGTCCACACGCCCGGCGCAACTGGAGCTGGATACGCACACCACCTGGCTCGGTCTAACCGTGCAGCGGGTTGTCGCCAGCGCCGCCGATCGTGCCGAGGTCGCGTTCCTGGCGCGCTACCGCATCGGCGGCGGCAGCGCCGTGCGCATGACCGAGCACAGCCGTTTCGTACGCGAGGATGGCCGCTGGTACTACCTGGACGCGTTGGATTGAACCCATGCTCAGGTGTGGCATCCGCTTCGCGCGGCGCTGGCCGCACTCGCCTCCCCCGAGCTGCAGCCGACGCTGAGCATCGGCGTGGTCCAGCTGCGCCCCGGCGACGACGCCAACGGCGTGGTGCAGCGCGTCTACGAAGTGCTGTACGTGGCCAAGAGCGGCGGC of Xanthomonas translucens pv. cerealis contains these proteins:
- a CDS encoding ATP-binding protein, whose protein sequence is MKSSASTLGLFAGDQPDPRLQQFRMRRLQVHNWGTFSGLTEIPIAARGFLFVGRSGSGKSTLLDAMSALLTPPSIVDFNAAAREAERSGRDRNLVSYVRGAWADQQDSESGEIATQYLRKGATWTALVLEYRNGEDRVVSLVRLFWIAGNGTAAADVRKHYMVAERAFDIAADLDGFDLDLRKLKQRLHDVHHFDSFAGYAERFRHQLGIGNEMALRLLHKTQSAKNLGDLNAFLRGFMLEEPKTFDAAERLVGDFAELDGAHQAVVTARRQVETLLPARAHHAELMAVRRQRSELDELKLGIDSYREQRRLALLDARLQELDTQDRGLAGEEGQRRAVLENHQRRLDDLEAQRRAQGGERIDALERERGQQETERDRRAAKRTQAEQACRQLEQVLAGSAQGFAEQAAQARAALEDGTRAAAELDEAIGQRIAGKAEDARRFAEVRAEIDALKRTPSNIPAPMQALRARLSADTGVPEAALPFVGELLQVRSEDADWRGAIERVLHGFAQSLLVDERHYADVADWVNRTHLGIRLVYYRVRDNEHALPGRAPAAGSLLHKLELREHAFAGWLRRELGKRFDYDCVDSATALRHAERAITREGQVKHPGERYEKDDRHAVNDRRRWLLGFDNRDKLALFEEEGLALAQRIAACDADVAALRVRRERDGTRRLAQHTLANLAWDEIDVAAPLQRLDDIATALRQLREGDANLRALGEAIDHARADIKQAERTFDGVREERIALGVERSRLEKQRLSCADAEARVVTPLQRQGLDARLAGLGVLSLDNLEAHFRQIGNAIVEQTSASDKEHNRLEQLLLGCFRRYCQQWPEDSGDFTVSLSSAEDFLARLQRLERDGLPQHEARFFELLQSQSKNNLLALQRHTAEARKSIAQRLDEVNASLEQVPFNRGTLLTIELGDRRLPEVIEFHQRLRDVLGHHQTEQRELAEQQFAVLRELVRRLGSQDGEDKRWRELVLDVRLHVEFVGVELNAATRQQVEIYRSGAGKSGGQRQKLATTCLAAALRYQLGGEDGELPRYCAVVLDEAFDKADNEFTALAMNIFENFGFQMVVATPLKSVMTLEPFIGGACFVEISGRHDSGVLLIEYDEEARRLKLPERTRGTATPSDAVPAPEAEQAGAASSRLAAGDAGDLTVSASATSATARTSRTPRPPAEPSKPPRA
- a CDS encoding Wadjet anti-phage system protein JetD domain-containing protein; its protein translation is MARANAMLLPDAVLAALRGQWRLHRGAWLLGEAAPQPISLRMPTQAHASAGFDAFGAWLRAWRTTPLPGHVEWRDVKWPQLGAQCLPHAWQPNADEAALALGEHARWQRARQRSAALVARWPQALGFAARLRRQFDLLADAPEADFERLLAVVDWLHAHPHSGLFLRQLPIAGIDSKWIEPRRGVIADWLAGLRGSAEPRSFDSLSGLRRAPDRVRLRLLDPDLRARLGGLDDIQAPIAQIAALQLPVRQVLIVENRETGLACEDLPGTLLLLARGYAVDYVRAIDWLQAVPLYYWGDIDTHGLAILHRLRRHAPRTVALLMDETTLRATPSELWGHERRQHRAQRLDALSTAEQALYTGLRSGRFGPAPRLEQERIAWDYAWPRIRAALAGERDELCAIVS
- a CDS encoding sulfite exporter TauE/SafE family protein; the encoded protein is MLELIPPELPWLLCIAFVAGLVDAAVGGGGLIQLPGLFATLPQQAPAVLLGTNKFSAMAGTGASAWRYARNVRFPWRPVLYATAAAFAFSFLGASAVSLLPKQAVRPLILALLIAMLAYTLVKKDFGALHRPRHIGRRELAIALAMGAAIGFYDGFFGPGTGSFLIFLFIRFFGLDFLRASAASKVVNLATNLAALCFFVPSGQVLLAVAVPMAVANIAGAVAGTRLALRGGTPLIRQLFLVLVVVLIGKMGWDLLR
- a CDS encoding YchJ family metal-binding protein, whose protein sequence is MPPSAPRLADPCPCGRPRDYAQCCGLYHAGAAAPDAETLMRSRYSAYVRRDADYLRASWHPSTRPAQLELDTHTTWLGLTVQRVVASAADRAEVAFLARYRIGGGSAVRMTEHSRFVREDGRWYYLDALD